Proteins from a single region of Aureibacter tunicatorum:
- a CDS encoding TrmH family RNA methyltransferase, translating into MRKLKNEELDRISVEEFKTKEKKPVVIVLDNVRSLNNVGSAFRTGDAFLVEKILLCGITGTPPHRDIHKTALGAQDSVAWEYHDSTSDALKSLRSEGFKILSVEQADQSVSLDDFTPSKGEKYALVFGNEVFGVEEEVVASSDQVIEIPQYGTKHSLNISVSMGIVLWDVIGKIKNL; encoded by the coding sequence ATGAGAAAACTTAAAAACGAGGAACTTGACAGAATTTCTGTGGAAGAATTCAAAACCAAAGAAAAGAAACCAGTTGTTATCGTATTGGACAATGTCAGAAGCCTTAACAATGTGGGTTCCGCTTTCAGAACCGGGGATGCGTTTTTGGTCGAAAAAATACTTCTATGCGGCATCACAGGAACGCCCCCTCATAGAGATATTCACAAAACGGCTCTTGGCGCCCAAGATTCTGTAGCTTGGGAATATCATGACAGCACATCCGATGCCTTGAAAAGCTTGAGAAGCGAAGGCTTCAAGATCCTTTCTGTGGAACAAGCGGACCAAAGCGTATCTCTTGATGATTTCACTCCTTCCAAAGGCGAAAAATACGCGCTTGTTTTCGGCAACGAAGTTTTCGGTGTTGAGGAAGAAGTCGTAGCCTCATCCGATCAAGTCATTGAAATTCCCCAATACGGCACCAAGCATTCATTGAACATCTCTGTATCCATGGGCATCGTCCTTTGGGATGTCATTGGAAAAATCAAAAATTTGTAA